In Meles meles chromosome 2, mMelMel3.1 paternal haplotype, whole genome shotgun sequence, the sequence TATGCATGGGTTTTGACATTTCAAGCCCTGAAGAGGAGAATACGTGTGAGCTACGGCTCAAAGTGGAATGTTTTGGATTAAAATGGACAACATCCAATACAATAAAGCACATTCAGTGGACACCTCCGATGTGCAAATTGCTATAATACATTTTACAGAAGGCACCTGAGGGTATAAGAACGGAGAGATCGCATTGGCTCTGCTTTCAATTAGTGTGTATTTCTGTACTTACACAAACACCACGAGTGTAAAAATAACTTATCCTGAGTGTGACTCAGGATAAGAGAACGTGCCATGTGAAAATAAAAGGGAGGGAAGTGTTAATTTGACCTTGATGAGTTTTTTTTGAACTACTCATATAGTTATGGAAACTGACACAGCATAACGTatttagagaaggaaaacaaCCTAGCATGGATCAAGTTTAAACAGCATGAATGCATGAGACAATAAGTTTGAAAAAGCATGTGCAGACCCCATCTAGGATTTTATACAGTAGACAAAGTGACGACATTAATCAGTATTAGACATTTGTTTTTGAGAAATATATCCAGTAGAAAGAACAATAGATCACAGATGAAAAAGATAAAGATGAGTAAAATAGAAACTTGTACTCCTCCAGGGCAAGACTTTAAAAGGGTCATCAAAATAGGATCCATTTTAAGGTTGAATTGAGAAACATTTCAAAGAGTAAGACCAGCTTGAATATGGAGTGTGAACATTTGAATATAAGGTATGAAGCAGAAGGGAATTGGGAAAGCTGCAACATTTCTTGCTTGAATGACTGTATGGTTGTTGAAGTTATTAATTAAGACAGGGAATATAGAAGTAGCTGGTGAAGAATGGTGAAGAATAATGAACTTGGCTTTGAAAATACTGATTCTGAATTGTCAATAAGGGCCTCACAAAAATTATCTCAGAAGCAATGTGTGGGACATTTAAGATAATTGAACTGCAGAACTCAGCCATAAATTTTGAGATCATTTGCATATCAGTTGATATCACCaagcaaaatatattaaatgaaaagcGGTCCAAGAAGTAAACACACCCACCAGGCAGGAAATGCTGGCGATGAAAGAGCGAAAAgaagaacacagcagggagagcaggcaTAAAGGAAGGGAAATAGCAAACAGATCCTAAACACACTGCTGACCTCCCACCAGCTCCCATCTCCTCCACATCACTTCTGCCCTGGGATGGCTCCAAAGCTTTCTCTTGTTAGTTTTCTCTGGGCTTTGGTGATTCGTCTATCTGGCCCACTTTGTTACAAGTACTCAGACTTTTACATTTCAGACACACTAAGAATGGATTTTAGCAAgtgtctcctttccttcctgttcCTAAGGGAGTTTGAgtttaaaacagtttttattgctaaatactacatgaaaagattttttcaaaatataaataagacagttgtaaaaacaaaatagaatctTAAATTGCTTTACCTTATTATTCATGTTCTTtgaatacaaagaaatgaaaactgatgGTTCTTAGCAACCTCCCTGATtccaatttttatgtttttcttctttgtttcagCCTTTTCTAAAACTCCAATTATCCTTTTTGTTCCATAGGCTGTTCCTCTGAATCATTTGCAAATCCTCTGACCATATTCTTTCCTATCCACACTGAAATCCCAAAGTCAGTCTCAATGTGCAGCAACTGGACCCACCTGTGAGATTCACTTATCCCAGAGGGTATCACATAACCAAAGGCTTGTTGTTTAATGTAGAAAAATGCCTTATGTTACAGCTGACTCAAGTCAGAGTAGCCGGCATGGAGTACCAAATGGAGTATtagagatttttctcttctccatgtTTTATTCCAGTGTCAACAACAATAAACATTCACTGACTGCCTCCTGTGCAGAACACTGGGAAACAAAAGGAAGTGCCACTCAGgttttctgttcttaaaaagCTCAGTAAAGAACAACTACACCAACCACTGGAAAAGAGGAGTTAAGACGAGAGAATTATCTATTAACAATTTAGCATATGCTAGAAGATGCATTGCACAACTATGCAGAATATAAGGTGtatttagtaaatattatttgaattaaGTGCTTtgcaatttgggggaaaaatcaaATTAGATCCATACCTcccaccataaacaaaaatagcTCTGTTTGAAGTGTTTTAGAGATACGTATGAATAGACAGAGATTTCTTCCCCCCAAATCTCTACCTGAGGTTGTCATTCATTGATGAATAAAAGCATCAGTAGATTTGAGGATAATGACAAAGAGTTCTTTTTCTGTTTAGAAAATcatgaaatttagaaaaataacagtaaaaaatTTCATTAGTTAAATGTCAAAATGATGTGAACATGCAATTCAtgaaaagagaacattttaaatattggctttaaaatgtgagaaattgttgaaactcaataaatatgaaaaattttacattaaaacagCAGTGAAGTAGCATTACTTTCACATACTCCTAGTGACACTCTCAATTTTtacaaccattttggaaagcaatttggcaacaTGAGCTGTAAGCCTATACTCTTTTAATCAGTAATTCTAGTTCAGAACAAGCATAGAACATATTCTCAGGAAATAATCAAATTGTAAATTATGATTAATTCACTTAATGTAGCATCCATTAAAAACTAAGGTGCTAAGATCTATAGAAATGGGGTAAGACTTTATAATTACAAATGGAAACTCAtgatataaaattacatatgcaGAGTAATTACTATTAGGTAAATTTATGAGTTCATTTGGAATATGATGTATAAAATGCACAAGTGTGTATTACTAGTATTTCAAAATAGTGATTATTTCTGAGTGTTTTATCAATAATTCAAACTTTAATGCAGGTTATATGTggtttttacaataaaaaaaagtacTTCTGATTTAAGCTGAATAGACCTtgggttgttggttttgtttACCTCTGGCTTCCTTATTTGATAACTCTTAGGTTGTCTAGCTTGCATTTGGCTTCTGTTCAGTATTAACATTAGTTTATCTAAAATGAACTAATTAACCAAGGATAGCATATCATTAAGTTATTGCTGCAATAATGTTGCTGAACAAATCACGCCAAACTCAATGGCCTACAATGACATTGATTTTTCTGATTCCAAGGTCTGCAGGCCCAGCAGGGCAGCTCTGCCTCAGGCTTTAAGTCTGGGTCAAGGCTGAAGGGAAGCAGCTAAACAGCATGCTCTTCTCTGTGTTCTGTTAAAATTGTGCTGGCTGAATGAAGTTATAGGGTCAAACCCAACAACAGTGgcaaagaaaaatatactttgCCCCCTCTATGGTTCTGCAAAGTCACATGGCAGAGCGAAGAAATACAGAATTAACAACAATCCAGTCTGCCACAGAGAGATTAATTCTCATCTCTTAGTTTCTGAGTCTTTATCTATAATTTAAGAATACTGAATTATATAATCTCATCAGCAAGATATTTCATCTGCCcaagcttcaatttcctcattatTATGGATGATAACAGTATCCGTTTCATGGAATGTTGTGGGATTTAAGTAGACAGTGGTTGTAAAACACTTGCAAAGCTCAACAAATGTTATTTGTAATTAATCTTAAAGTCCTGTCCAGCTATATGACATCTATAACATTTCATAATCTAAAAGAAGTCAAAGTAGGACTTTTAagaaagatggcagagtaggaggaccctaagaGCTCACCTCTCCCACAGATTTAACCCACATCAGTGTAAAACAACCCAAAGACTAGAAGAGACTCCACAGCTAAACGCAGAGTAGAGGTCACATCAAAGAGAATGGAAAGGACGAAGACATGGTTGGGAGCTAAAGGGACCCTCAGAACTGTCCACAGAAGGGGGGAACACATGgttgcagagagagaaagaaacagactctctcaCAAGTCATCTCTGGCACAGGAAATACCCATAACATTTGCCTTTGAAAATCAGAGAGGCATAATTTTACAAGTTCTTACAACCACGGGGGCTTAACACCTGAACTTAAAATAAGCcatagtataaaaaaaaaaaccctctctccATTTTGTCTTGAATTCTTAATCTGGCCTCCAAAGCACTGTCCAAATTCCATTTTGGGGCATTCTGGCAGTCTACACCgtgagaatttatttaaaaattctgaaggtCAGCCAGGTCTACCTTTGTTTCGAGGACTCTGAAAATTTTGAGATGTAGTCAAGATGACCTGAGTGATGAGTTTGCTTTGTAAGGGAATTGCAAGCCATGAAATCCTTATTCAGGTTCAAAATAGGCCTAACTATTTTTAAGAAGTTGTGGTCTCCTGTGCTGGATTGTCACACAGCTCACATTGCTTGTAAGTttgctgagctgaaggagaagataGATCGTCGTACTggaaaaaagctggaagatggtCCCAAGTTCTTGAAATCTGGTGATGCTGCCATTGTTGATATGGTTCCTGGCAAGCCTATGTGTGTTGAGAGCTTCTCTGACTATCCTCCTCTGGGCCGTTTTGCTGTTCGTGACATGAGACAGACGGTTGCTGTGGGTGTCATCAAAGCAGTggacaagaaggcagctggagctggcaaggtcaccaagtctgcccagaaagctcagaaggcTAAATGAATATTATCCCCAACACCTGCCACCCCAGTCTTAATCAGTGGTGGAAGAACGGTCTCAGAACTGTTTGTGTCAATTGGCCATTTAAGTTTACTAGTAAAAGACTGGTTAATGATAACAATGCATCGtaaaaccttcagaaggaaaggagaatgttttgtggaccatttttgtgtgtgtgtgtgtgtgtgtgtgtgtgtggcagttttaagttattagtttttaaaatcagtactttttaatggaaacaacttgaccaaaaatttgtcacagaattttgagacccattaaaacaaagtctaatgagaggggaaaaaaaaaaagaagttgtggtCTCCAAAAAGATTCAGAGCAGATAATCTGTGCACACCTGGGCCAACTTCTTTTGACTATCCTAGAAACAGTATAATCAGACCCATCAAATTGCCAACGTACCAGGCCACTTGGTGGTTACTCTTGATtatgttcagatttttttcttattatttgtctTATTTGATCTAAAAACAGTATAGTGACCAAAATATAAATCCAATTAATATtgatattggaaaaaaataaaattttattaatttaaaattttcaaaatattattgaTATATCCTTTTAATAAATACCCATTATTTTATCAAGGACATAGCAATCACTTCTCTTTTCTACTTACCTTCTTCTGGAACTCTTGTACAGatgaatagatttaaaaatattttattatgggatattgtgtgttatttttattttaaagaggtcAGTATTAAATTTCTGATTTTCCATGAAACTAGTTTCGTAATCATCATATATTAGGTAGCACTGACACCTGTACTTaagcatttataaaaacaaatagcataaatcttaaaactataaaaaagaagaaaagtgagacagacaagaaagaaaaggaaacaacttGCCAAAAGGAAGAAGATTTGAAACTTACATAGCAGGATTTTGCATTTTTTGAAATTAGTATCGCCTTTTTtagttttccatatttttaaaatttggtcaATTGTAAATCATTGCAtcaaattctgtttctttaaatctTCAAAGAATTGGAAAAGACTTTATCATGGAGATAGCTCTCTTTTTGTTTAGGTAAAGCTCTGAGATGAAATTCACACGGGGTCTTTGAAATGCAGGAAACCTTTATTACTCACATATATACCTAGGAAAATTCCATATTACTATTTTCCCAATTGAAAAGAATAATGTCTTGATCAATgagtcatttattattttttaactttttcaagtAATGTGTGCAGAATTGAAGAAATATAACctgtgttgggtttttttcccaagatttatttatttatttgagaaagaaatgtgtgcatgtgagcagggagggccagagagaagaggagagagaaaaatctcaagcagactccttgctgaacagagagcccgtcTCCAGGCTTGGTCCTATGACcatgaaatcacgacctgagctgaaatcaagagtcagaggctcaaccagctaagccacccaggtacccgaaaataaattctgtttttgAAGCAAGTATCTAAATCTGTTATTCAAACACAGGCTTAAAAATTCACATATCTTTCCTCATGTCACGGGATGTCACCCCCCTACCCATGGgtaccttctcttttctcttcagcTCCATTGATGTGGTACCACTATTCTGCCTTCTGTCAGGTTAGATTCTATCTGGTTAGAAATACTGGCCTGCATGAATACTGGAAAAGGGGTAACTCCTGGAAGAATACCTTCATTTCCTTGATTGATTTCTCCTCATTGCTGTGGGTGACCACCTTACTTCTTGAAGGATACAATCCATCAAGAGCCAGG encodes:
- the LOC123936959 gene encoding elongation factor 1-alpha 1-like → MKSLFRFKIGLTIFKKLWSPVLDCHTAHIACKFAELKEKIDRRTGKKLEDGPKFLKSGDAAIVDMVPGKPMCVESFSDYPPLGRFAVRDMRQTVAVGVIKAVDKKAAGAGKVTKSAQKAQKAK